From the genome of Actinacidiphila yeochonensis CN732, one region includes:
- a CDS encoding roadblock/LC7 domain-containing protein has product MATSNGLAWLLDDMTQRVPHVRHALVLSSDGLVTGASGDLDRGKAEHLAAVSSGFHSLAAGAGRRFEVGEVRQTMVEFDDGYLFVTAAGDGSCLSVLSGTDADIGQIAYEMTRLVRRVGEHLGVAARQTGITPV; this is encoded by the coding sequence ATGGCGACGAGCAACGGACTCGCGTGGCTGCTCGACGATATGACCCAGCGGGTACCGCATGTGCGGCACGCGCTGGTGCTGTCCAGCGACGGCCTGGTCACGGGTGCCAGCGGAGACCTGGACCGCGGGAAGGCGGAGCATCTTGCGGCGGTGTCCTCCGGGTTCCACAGCCTGGCCGCGGGGGCCGGCCGGCGCTTCGAGGTAGGCGAAGTGCGGCAGACCATGGTCGAGTTCGACGACGGGTACCTCTTCGTCACCGCTGCCGGGGACGGGAGCTGCCTGTCCGTGCTCAGCGGAACGGACGCGGACATCGGGCAGATCGCGTACGAGATGACGCGGCTGGTCCGCCGAGTCGGCGAACACCTCGGGGTCGCAGCCCGCCAGACCGGCATAACACCCGTCTGA
- a CDS encoding YnfA family protein, whose translation MITLRSVGLFLLAAVLEIGGAWLIWQGLREHRGFGWIGAGVVSLGLYGFVATLQPSADFGRILAAYGGVFVAGSLVWGMVLDGYRPDRFDVLGAVVCLAGVGIIMYAPRGG comes from the coding sequence ATGATCACGCTGCGCTCGGTCGGCCTCTTCCTGCTCGCCGCCGTCCTGGAGATCGGCGGCGCCTGGCTGATCTGGCAGGGCCTGCGGGAGCATCGCGGATTCGGCTGGATCGGTGCGGGTGTCGTCTCCCTCGGGCTTTACGGGTTCGTCGCCACCCTCCAGCCGAGCGCCGACTTCGGCCGCATCCTCGCCGCCTACGGCGGGGTCTTCGTCGCGGGATCGCTGGTCTGGGGCATGGTGCTCGACGGTTACCGGCCCGACCGGTTCGACGTGCTCGGGGCCGTGGTGTGCCTGGCCGGTGTCGGGATCATCATGTACGCGCCGCGCGGCGGCTGA